One Campylobacter concisus DNA window includes the following coding sequences:
- the neuB gene encoding N-acetylneuraminate synthase, with protein MSNRVFIIAEAGVNHNGDINLAKKLIDVAAKAGADAVKFQTFKAQNLVSKNAQKASYQKETTDKNESQFEMIKKLELDENTHKELIAYCKQKNITFLSTPFDSDSIKLLDELGLSTFKIPSGEITNLPYLRQIGGLNKKIILSTGMANLGEVEAAIEALVKSGTKRENISLLHANTQYPTPMEDVNLKAMITLKNAFGLEVGYSDHTLGIEVDIAAVAMGAKIIEKHFTLDKSLPGPDHKASLEPDELAAMVRGIRNIELALGDGLKHFSKSESENIKIARKSIVAKRDIKKGEIFSEQNICVKRPGDGINPMRWDEVVGQISQKDYKQDELI; from the coding sequence ATGTCAAATAGGGTTTTTATCATAGCTGAGGCTGGGGTAAATCACAATGGCGATATAAATTTAGCTAAAAAACTGATCGATGTAGCAGCCAAAGCCGGCGCTGATGCGGTGAAATTTCAGACCTTTAAAGCTCAAAATCTTGTTTCAAAAAACGCACAAAAGGCTAGTTATCAAAAAGAAACTACCGATAAAAATGAAAGTCAGTTTGAGATGATAAAAAAGCTTGAACTAGACGAGAACACGCATAAAGAGCTCATAGCCTACTGCAAGCAAAAAAATATCACTTTTCTCTCAACTCCTTTTGATAGTGACAGCATAAAGCTTCTTGATGAGCTGGGGCTTAGCACATTTAAGATCCCAAGTGGCGAGATAACAAATTTACCTTATCTTAGGCAAATAGGTGGGCTTAATAAAAAGATCATTCTCTCAACTGGCATGGCAAATTTAGGCGAGGTGGAAGCCGCGATAGAAGCACTTGTAAAAAGTGGCACGAAACGTGAAAACATAAGCCTTCTTCATGCAAATACGCAGTATCCAACGCCAATGGAGGATGTAAATTTAAAGGCGATGATAACTCTTAAAAATGCCTTTGGTCTTGAGGTCGGATATAGCGATCATACACTTGGGATAGAGGTCGATATCGCAGCAGTTGCCATGGGTGCAAAGATCATAGAAAAACACTTTACACTTGATAAGAGCCTGCCCGGACCTGATCATAAGGCTAGCCTTGAGCCAGATGAGCTAGCAGCTATGGTTAGGGGCATTAGAAATATCGAGCTAGCGCTTGGAGACGGACTAAAACACTTTAGCAAAAGCGAGAGTGAAAATATCAAAATAGCTAGAAAGTCGATCGTGGCAAAACGAGATATAAAAAAGGGTGAAATTTTTAGCGAGCAAAATATCTGCGTAAAACGCCCAGGAGATGGCATAAATCCTATGAGGTGGGATGAGGTGGTTGGGCAAATTTCACAAAAAGACTATAAACAAGATGAACTGATATGA